From a region of the Arachis ipaensis cultivar K30076 chromosome B09, Araip1.1, whole genome shotgun sequence genome:
- the LOC107619652 gene encoding protein IQ-DOMAIN 1, producing the protein MGRKGSWFSAVKKVFGSENKKDQEKNTKPQKTHSHGHSHSNSKSKLGCFGHHDHNEAGNEAQGIVVVPALPRKKEPKQARVAGQNEPNQQAFSLVLATAVAAGAAVAAAAEATRPKTVTPRRREKLKDDEAAIMIQTAFRGYLARKKLRGLRGLSRLRTLVRGQSVKRQSASTLQCMQTLSKLQSQVRARKIRMSEENQALQRQLLQKREKELEKLQAAQAEWDHRKDSKEQVEAKLLHRQIATMRREKALAYSMTHQQTWRNNLKSGTNASFMDPNNPHWGWNWLERWMAVRPWEGQSTFQHNEPAPLISTARSTLSVGEITKLYTLRDDANISKNSPRAIKTGRSRSGLNSPSNVLTPSKSTASFTASPTPRSLRAASPKLGSWGGDGDKRNAFGIRREGNRRHSIAISPARDDELLNSPMNRSPKKAAATKASKSFNMAKSSVSSSEKSSPATAAKKRLSLSQSPTSNSRRLSTPGKVGTISNKSNAAGATMRK; encoded by the exons ATGGGGAGGAAAGGGAGTTGGTTCTCTGCTGTGAAGAAAGTTTTTGGTTCTGAAAACAAAAAGGACCAG GAAAAGAACACAAAACCACAGAAAACCCATAGTCATGGCCATAGCCATAGCAATAGTAAGTCCAAATTAGGATGTTTTGGACACCATGATCACAATGAAGCCGGAAATGAAGCGCAGGGAATAGTAGTTGTTCCGGCGCTTCCGCGTAAGAAAGAACCAAAACAAGCAAGAGTGGCAGGTCAGAATGAGCCGAACCAGCAGGCTTTCTCTTTGGTCTTGGCTACTGCTGTCGCAGCAGGTGCTGCTGTCGCGGCCGCGGCTGAGGCTACTCGTCCCAAGACTGTGACGCCTCGTCGCCGTGAAAAACTGAAGGATGATGAAGCAGCAATCATGATTCAGACAGCCTTCCGCGGATATCTG GCGAGGAAAAAACTGCGAGGCTTGAGAGGTTTGTCAAGGTTGAGAACATTGGTAAGAGGGCAATCTGTGAAAAGGCAATCAGCCTCTACCTTGCAATGCATGCAGACTCTTTCGAAACTGCAGTCTCAAGTTCGCGCGAGGAAGATCAGAATGTCTGAGGAGAACCAGGCTCTTCAGCGCCAGCTCCTGCAGAAACGGGAGAAGGAGCTTGAGAAGTTGCAAGCTGCT CAAGCTGAATGGGATCATAGAAAGGATTCAAAAGAGCAAGTTGAAGCAAAATTGTTGCACAGGCAAATTGCTACCATGAGAAGGGAGAAGGCTCTGGCTTATTCAATGACACATCAG CAAACTTGGAGGAACAATCTAAAATCAGGCACGAACGCCTCGTTTATGGATCCAAACAATCCTCACTGGGGCTGGAATTGGCTTGAGAGATGGATGGCTGTAAGGCCATGGGAGGGACAAAGCACATTCCAACACAATGAGCCTGCACCTCTAATTAGCACAGCCAGAAGCACGCTATCAGTTGGCGAAATAACCAAACTGTATACTCTACGCGACGATGCTAACATTAGCAAGAACTCCCCTAGGGCCATAAAAACAGGCCGGTCGCGCAGCGGCCTTAACTCGCCCTCAAATGTACTCACCCCATCAAAGTCCACAGCCTCTTTTACAGCTTCCCCCACTCCAAGGAGTCTCAGGGCAGCTAGTCCTAAACTTGGTTCCTGGGGTGGTGATGGAGACAAGAGGAATGCATTTGGCATTAGGAGGGAGGGCAACCGTAGGCACAGCATCGCCATTTCGCCTGCGAGGGATGATGAGCTCCTTAACTCACCTATGAACAGATCACCAAAGAAAGCAGCAGCAACAAAGGCCTCAAAATCCTTCAATATGGCAAAGAGCAGTGTTAGCTCATCTGAGAAATCAAGTCCTGCTACTGCAGCAAAGAAGAGACTCTCTTTGTCTCAATCTCCAACTTCAAATTCAAGAAGGCTTTCTACTCCAGGCAAGGTGGGGACAATTTCCAATAAGAGCAATGCTGCTGGTGCTACTATGAGAAAGTGA